One Capra hircus breed San Clemente chromosome 3, ASM170441v1, whole genome shotgun sequence genomic window, AAAGAAAGGAATTATGAGAAGATATTTTATACGGTTAATTACATCCTAAGAGAATATTCTGATTTGGTTTTTGAAGAAAAGACTATCTCATCAAACAGCATAGCATTTCTAAGTCTTATTTTCTATGAAACTGTAATAGGCAACTATATCTGTTCAAACtcgtcacacacacaaaaaagtatatTAAACTGATTACTAACAAAGATAaccaatttttaacattttgtcaaagtcagttaaaaaaaaaaacagttcaggAGAAAAGCAGAAATTTTAGACTTGCCAGATACAGAATATGTGATGTCTCTGAACAAACAGACATCCTCCTGATTGTGGAGACAAAGTTATAACAGCTTCTTTGTTCTAGAATGTCACCCACTCCACATGAAGACCACAGGATACTAGGGCTCAGATGCCCAAACATCGCTACTCCAGGCACTGAACTTTCTCAGTGCCTAATCCCATAactggaacacacacacatacacaagagaGAGATGGGTCATTATCAAAATCAGATTTATATTAATGGCGTCACAGTAGCAACACAAAAGGTACTGTCTCATTTCCATAGGAAAGATTATATTTACACTATACACTTAAGTCTTGAAACGAGAATCACCAAAACATTCAATCCAATAATCAACGAGGTTGCTGAGGGTCCCACACCGTCAGGTCCTGATTCAGCAGAACAAAAGTCCCTCCTTGGCTGCCAAGCGCTGGCGATGGACTTTGTCTTGCTGCAGCTCTTCATGATTTGGATGCCAGAGTTTCATAATGACCCTTTCAATGTTGAGAGCATATACGGTATGGGTAGGAATGACTTCCCTGTGTACCTGGGATAAAAACATCAGCACGTCTccaattatacttcagtatacTTATTTTTCCAACACAGAAAATGAAAGTAAGGTTTATATCAACAAAACACTCACACAAAAGACACAAACCTGTTAAGTTTTGAGCCAGAACTTAATAAAACCCAAAACAGAtaacaaaaaaaacaaggaaataataAGGCTCTGAAGGAAAAATAAGGGAACaaagaggtttttttgtttgtttcctttcactGGAAAGGTGAGGAATGGGGGAGGTAAGTTAGGAAGGATTCCTGAGAGCAGGATTGGAAAATAAGGCTAGTATTAATGGCTTCaataacaaaaactgaaaaacaaaagtcaGGAAACGGAAAAGCTAGTGAATATCTTTGTAGACTTGAAGAAACTTTGAACCTATCCATAAATCTAGATAAATCTTAAGGTGCCAAGAGTTACCTGCAAAGCTTCAAAAAGGTCGTACATGTTCACTGGAGGCAAAGATGCGGGCAGTGTGTCCCCCGAGCACGCCAGCAGGAGTGCAGCCTGCTGCTCAGCATCGTCGGGGGGCGGGTGGGACGCTGGGTTCTGACCAGCACAAGGAGCGGAGAGGGCTGGAGGGCTGAAAACAAAACGTTCCAGAAACGTTCCAGTAAGAAAGAGGGAACAACCAGAACCACTGAACACCCAGAATAGGGACGGTCTGCTAGAAAACTTCTTATAAAACGTATCTCAAAAGGAATCAGAAATCCAATTATTTTTCAGCCAGTGTATACATGAATAACctacaattttcatttttaaaggcagCCCATCCCTTAGGCTGGAAATAAAATGCAGTGCAACTGCATTTACCCTCCTCCCTCCACAAGTgtcaaaatatttgttaagtcATGATACAGAGTCAAAATTGTTTCCTGCCCTTAAAGAGCTTCTAggtggaaaaaaataatagagcctaattaaaggaaaatgagattGCAAACTGACTTGGAGAGGAAACGAAAGACAACAGGATCAAAAAATAAGAAGCAAGGAAAGATAAAGCACAAAAGAAGCAACAGGCAAAACTGGAGGGTAGAGAAAATACACCCAAATTTTGCCAAGCTCGCCAAATAGAACCCAGATATAACTGGGAAGACAAGCATGATTTTTGTATCATAATACAGTAGAAGATAAGCTATGCCATTCTGGAGAACACAGAGGAGGTGAAACAGTGAGGAGGgaactcggaggaaagcacaagtggaGTGTGAGCGTGGGTTTCGGCACCAGACAAAGGCAGCCCTGATGGAGAAACAGGTGGCCAAGAATAAGGCAGGAGCCTTCCAGGGACAGGCTGGCAGGGAGAGAGGGCGgctggaggcctggcaggctcagACACTGCTCCAGCACTCACCCAACACAAGGGGCTGTTTTTCTCTAAAGACGAATGACTCACAAAGGAGAACAAATAATAGACAACAGACATGCTTGAACGAGGTTGAGAAAGTAAATCTTCACCTATGGCAGTCTGAAATAGTGAACCCAATTTAAGCCAGTGCTCTCCAAAATGAGCCTTGTGAGTTGTGTCGAGGTCTGCAGAGCCATGAAACAAGCACCAGTACCAGGCCCTCCCTACGGTGTCAGCACCGTCTGCTCCGACTCCCTGCTCAGCTCTCCCACCACACACCCCACCACGATTGTGCCACCGGCCTTCCCTGCCGGTTACTTCTTTCCCATCACCACTCCAGCCAGCCTTCCCAATCATACTTTtttctccccctcttctccctgaAGAGAGACAACAAAGGGAAGATAATCCAGGTCATCTCAGAGGGATGTTTCAGGACAGCATAGGGGTCCTGGGAGCCCACAGTGCAGAGAGGTTCCAGAGATCGGAGCTGAAAGACCAGATCTGCACAAGAGGGTGCCAAGAGCAACTGATGACACTCAGCCCAGGCCACCATCGTGAGCTCCAGCTACAAATGCCAGGTAAGGATCTGGAGACACACCCACCACTGCTCCTCCCACCATCAAGAAACCCAACCCTGACCCAATAATCACAAGTCACATCTCCGAGTGACAGCTGGCCCACTCCCACCACCAGGAGGTGCTGCCCCAGGAGCCTTCAAAATGCACTGCCCTCAGAGAGTGGGGCCACTCGCATTAAACCACACGCTGCAGCCAAACTCTACAACTTTACTTTTGATCTACAGAGTACCAAAGGAATTCACTAGTTATATAAgaaagcaacttgagaaaataaaactgtACTGCTCTCAGAGATACCCTAGACTCATAGAAACTCAATAAGCAATTATTTAACAGTGGTCTATTATATAAGAGTAGCATAACCAACTAGAAAGGATAGATGCAAAAATTGCAAGTAACTTCATATACCTTTCTATTAAGCTGTTGTAAGCTACTACACTATTCTTCAGGTATGGCTGTGGGGTCACATTACTACCAAAGGCATATTTAAAATGACCATCACGTAATCGGTAAGCTTTCCTTCTTGACACAACTGATGTCAGTATATCTTTAAGGTGATtctgtaaaaacaagaaaaaaaaatgaaaaatagcatgAACTTGTCTTAAAAGCAAACCATAAAACTTCCATTAACCAAACAATTGTTTACTGGCACTTAATGAATGGAGACGTGAGAATGGCAAGGAAGTGCTGAAGCCAAGCGAATGCTCACTAGAAAGCCACAAGCCACACCAGAGCGGCACAGTCTAGCCAAGAGTAAAGGGCGATGACTGTTTTATTCAGCTCTACTTGAGATGAGCCTGCTCTACGGAAATGTGTTAAAGTCTTTACCCCTCTAAATTGGCTCCCCTCTCTCAAAAATGATTTTCAGATAGCTTTAAATAGAAGTACAAaaacaagttattttttaaagtagcgAACTACCTTGAAGCTTGTTTGAAAATGGTACAAAATGTTTTAAGATCAGAAATATATTATAGTGCCCAATCTACTAAAATCCTTGCATAAACAGAATCCTGGCTCTCTCAAAAGCCACATAAAAGACAGCTATATACAGGAAACAAATAGATATCAGGTATTTGACATCTCTTCACCTTTGCGGACAGCCTAAGAGAGGGTTAGAGACTGTCTGTGAAAACAGAGACAGACGAGTCCCAGACTACCATTATCAACAGCAGAGCCAGGGGGCATGGTATTTCAATTATGCCAATAAGATCACCTCACGTCAGGACATCAGGGTACCGTCTGTAGCTTAAAACTTCATGAGATAGCTATTATAATCTCTGAGGTACAGGCGAGGAAACAGAGGCCGAGAACCGAAAGGAAAGCCCCAACGTCACCTGTCAGTACCCGTGTAGACCCCAGTGTACGTTTTGTCTAGTGACTGAATGAGTGAAATTAACGAATGAAAGGGTGTGCTGAGACAGAATCCCGCAGTTTGGACACCACGCCTAATAATGCTCTTCAAATGCTGTGCCACAGCAAAGTCAAGTGATTCTAATCTTTAGGATTCTCAATCTCAATTTTTTGCTTAAAAACTGTCCCCTTGTTAACAAGTTAAACATCAAAAGTGTTATGGCACTCGTAACCTTTTGAAAAGCTTAGTCTGTTAACTGAAGGCAACTGTTTGGATTGTGATGTTTCTCCCCTCAAGAGAAAACAATTTCAGCAAGGCAATTCTGAAATCAGAGTTACATTTTAGCTCTTTTCTTGCAGTACTAACTCTGAATAACACACACAGGCCTGTCACATTCAATCGATAGGAGTGTTTTTGACACCAGCAAACCAACCTCCACCGCGTAGACCACAGCTGAGACAGCCTCCTCGGTGACGTTGTCCAGCCCGTGTTCGTAGGCAGTCACTATCATTCTCCCTTCAAGCTGACCCCGAGTAGGAAGCATCATTGTGTGGGAACAAAGTTTCAAGTCATCATCATCCTGGGGATCCTTTGCCACAAACTGCTGGGCTCCTGAGAGGGGATTCTGAGGCTGGAATCTATGCTATAGGTAAgaaaacttttcaaaattattcatTACATGGCAAGTAATAAGACACAAACAAGAGTAACCAATGAATTGGACCTGCGATCCTACAAATTAATGCCATCAAAACTAAACcacaagagtttaaaaaaaaaggaactcaTGTACAAATAATCACAGATTCACAACCATTACATATCTATAATGAAGATATGAGTTAAGGGGAATAGTAGTAGTATGCATAGTAGTTTATTCTATTTAATTAATTCCTTAGATATCACAGAATATATGGCTCTGTGCTAAAAATAACAAATggggagaaggagaagatataaaactattttcaaaCAAGTCAAAACATTTTAAGTACACTTGTAAGTAAGCAGATTCTGAACGCAGAAATATACAGTGAATGTTTCAGAAAACTGTAAATTTCTGTTACCAACATAACAGATCTAATAACAAATATTCCAAGATAATGTACGCTAGTATAACTCTTCAGTTACATTATATTCCACTAACAATCCTCAACACAGAATCTTTTTAAGACAgccattagttttttaaaaaatagcctttCCCAATCTTTTCCACTTGTAAAACCCCAGCCttgctctgggagatgctgagagCACATTTACATTCTCCATCATCAGTAGGAGATACGCCTCTGTAGCTTTTGGTTAAGTCCAGCTCACAAGATTCTGTAGCAAATATGGCTTGTCCTGTTTGAAGTCTGTATTATAAAAGCAAGTTGCTTTTCCATTTTCCAAGTACAAAACTATTTCATATCAAACATGCTTTTTTAAAGCAAGTATGCCTCTCTGGAGATGCTGATGCCCTCCAGATTGAACATTATTGATATAAAACATGGAGCAAAAAGtagaagtaaataaatgtttgttgatgtTAATCAATAAAGTATCCAATCAAATCTATAAAAGGGATAGGGAAACTTTGTTCCCTGGATATAAACCTGAAAAAGCAAGTTATTCTGAAATGTTTACAAATTGCATAGTCCAATGCCTTCAAGATTTCTCTGAGGATCCCCAGAAGGCTCAAGGTTTACCAGGGCATCACCAGGATCTTGCTGGAGGCCTCTAGGCCTCCTGGACCCTTGGAACAGAAGTCTTCAATCTGGGTAACATTATTCACTCCCAAagatattttagagaaaaaaaacacaagtaTAGTTCTTGAatcactgaaaaattattatataCTAATGACAACATATTAATAATTACACAGTAACAAACCAGAAGTATAAAAATTCAGACACTTTGGTAAAGAGGGTTTCAAAGATTGAGTCCCAATTTCAAATTCAATAACATCTTTTCCTCCCCAAATAACGTGTTTTTCTCTTCACCTTTTTTCAACTTTCCTACCAGAATtgtaatattcattaaaaaactaaagCCAGTTCCATCACAACAGTTCTTAAATCAGTCATTACCAAGATTTACTGAAGAACAACCTACATCAAATTTCTGACGAACAGAAGAaagctttttctttccctttggttTTCCAGGTTTGGCTGCAGAACCCCCTGTCCAGGGTAAAGATCCAGCACCCTCTGTGAGACAAAAAAATAACAATCataagagaaaagaatgacaacTGATAACTGCTgagttttgttttccctttgggTTAAAGAAGTATGAGATGctcaaatgatgaaaataaacaataaatgcttaaATTCAGGTGTCTTTCTGCTTCTCTAAAAAAACTTCAAATTCTCTcaaatcacttttttttcttagctGTAACCAAAATTGTTCTTTTAGGAAGACAAATTTGTTTTTCACGTTTTTAATTGTCTATAGGGTGCTTGTTTGCTTAATAGTAGCAGTAACATTATGAAAGCAGGACAGAGTTTTCTAGTTCAAGACAGCAAACTGATCACATGTATTTGTCTCCTCTCTCTTCCAAGACCCTACTACTAAAAACAACAGTAGGAAAAAGTAAATGGCACGTCCACAACAGAGACTAAAAGGAAAATGAGTGGCAGACCAAGATGAGATCCCACCAAATTCCAAGGATAGGCTAAAAAGGAGCCAACTTACAAAGTGGACACATGGAAGCTACGGCCTAAGCCAGGCAAGCTTGGTGAAGAGGTGGAACTAAGTTAACCTGACCAGTCGACATCCATATAGAATCTGAATTTGTAGTTGAGTCCACTGGAAAGCAGGAAGGAGAATACAGCTACAAACAAGATTAATGGAGTATCTATGTTGAAAAGTCATCCATACAAATGCCTTCCCTCACATCCAGGACTGAACTCAGTACAACACAAAAAAGATGGGTCCCCTGATCAAAAGTTAAGAATTTCGAGACAACCCCCGTACAGCACCAAGTCAAGTGCAGGCCCTTCCGAGTTCACTGGACAGTTGTTCCTGGCCCCACGCAAGCAGTCCCGCTCACCCCTGTGCACAGGGGGGCATACGCCACAGGAGGACGGAGAACTCTTCTCTagttaaagcaaaacaaaacttctTGGCTTTACTGAGGTGGCTGGCATGGGTGCTGGCACCCTCAAGCACAGCCCCACTGTAACACTGGCTTTCTGTCACTCTAAAGGGCATCTCCAGGCAGTTTTATGCTTCATTCTTAAACACAAATCATCAGACATTTGATAGAAATCTATAACACGGTAAGAAAGACcaagctaaacaaacaaaaaaatcaaagttatatacacttgaaaaaaatatcccaaagaattttaagaaaaaagacaatGCACATAAAGTGTCTAGGACACAGCTGTTAGTAGTCAACAAATAATACCATTAAAACCATCTTTCTTGCCTGGCTTCGAGAAATAGTAAGCAATTTGACCACAATtatcaacacacacaaaaattatatttctatattatacTTTTAGTAGAAATCATCTCTTTGTTgctaacaaatattttaagaaaagatattttGGGTGTTTAATGGAGAAATAATCTCTTAAATTCCAAtgtatcttcatttatttttaaacaaccaACAATAAACATTCAAGAGTATCAAAGGCTTTAATTAAAATCAGCCATCTACATTAATATCACTTCACATTCTTTTggcattttttatttctaagagaAATTTTACACGTTCTTTCACCTGCTTTTTTATAACCATGTAGGGTAGATATTACGGTCTCATGGATGCTCACAACATTCAATAATTAAATATATCATCTAAGCTAGTGGCAAAACTTAaacttgaacccaagtctcctgacgCCTAGCAACCAAAGTTTTTAAGTCCAATTGTCCCAGTGAATCTGTTGGGTGTGTGGCAAAAAAAGTAAGATCCAGCCTCACAAAATGTTGGCTTTTCTgatcaaattaaattttaaacaacACAGTGGATTATCTTTATGATCTAACAGGCAAAAGTCCACttctatttaaattaaataaaacatcagGCATAGTGTGGAACGTGCAGCAAGGGGTACGGTGAGGGGTGGAGAGCAGCCTCCCTGCTCTAACACCAGTCTCCGTAAACAAATGCTCTTTACCACTCTTCCCAGCAAGGTACAGCCTTTAGGATATCTTATGTGAATTCTCCATCTCACAACAGAGCTTAGCAGAGGGAGATGATACAAAATACTAGCCATGTCTAGAtaaaggaggcttccctggtggctcagatggtaaagcgcctgtctgcaacgtaggagacctgggttcgatccctgggttgggggaacccctggagaaggaaatggcagccactctagtagtcttgcctggaaaatccaatggacggaggagcctggtaggctactacagtccatggggttgcaaggagtcggacacgaccgagtgactctACTTTCTCTAGATAAACATGGGCTTTTAATAAATGACCATCAGAATTACCACAGGCCctttaaaagcaacaacaaaaaccaatagTACCTGTAAATACAAGAGCCCAGGATAAG contains:
- the TADA1 gene encoding transcriptional adapter 1 gives rise to the protein MATFVSELEAAKKNLSEALGDNVKQYWANLKLWFKQKISKEEFDLEAHRLLTQDNVHSHNDFLLAILTRCQILVSTPEGAGSLPWTGGSAAKPGKPKGKKKLSSVRQKFDHRFQPQNPLSGAQQFVAKDPQDDDDLKLCSHTMMLPTRGQLEGRMIVTAYEHGLDNVTEEAVSAVVYAVENHLKDILTSVVSRRKAYRLRDGHFKYAFGSNVTPQPYLKNSVVAYNSLIESPPALSAPCAGQNPASHPPPDDAEQQAALLLACSGDTLPASLPPVNMYDLFEALQVHREVIPTHTVYALNIERVIMKLWHPNHEELQQDKVHRQRLAAKEGLLFC